In a single window of the Pseudogemmatithrix spongiicola genome:
- a CDS encoding NAD(P)/FAD-dependent oxidoreductase, producing MAQHDVIVIGGGLAGLAAARTLLAAGVTPLVLEAADEVGGRVATDEVDGFLLDRGFQVLLDSYPEARRQLDLAALQLGRFAPGAMIRREGGFGRVADPWRDPVAGLRSLVSGAFTPFDALRMLRLRSDAILALEGEPALRGDETAARGLHHRGFSDRAIERFFRPFFGGVFLDSQLGAPVHWFDFLFGMFATGHATLPTGGMRAIPRQLAAGLPPEALRTQARVRSLKGTRVELTSGETHDAEAVILATDARNAPVLLPGSRTPQWASCVTLYYAAPESPTRAPLLVLNGMGRREPVNHVCVPSDVSASYAPPGQALVSATVVGSGHADDGVLDRDARAQLSGWFGAPRVNAWRLLRVVRVPFALPRSVPAPDHVAGAVRLGPTLYGCGDYLETPSINGALRSGRRAAEALLADRGAG from the coding sequence ATGGCACAGCATGACGTGATCGTGATCGGCGGCGGCCTCGCGGGACTCGCGGCGGCACGCACCCTCCTCGCCGCGGGGGTGACGCCGCTCGTGCTCGAGGCCGCCGACGAGGTCGGCGGCCGCGTCGCGACGGATGAAGTCGACGGGTTCCTCCTCGACCGCGGCTTCCAGGTGCTGCTCGATTCGTATCCCGAGGCGCGCCGTCAGTTGGATCTCGCGGCGTTGCAGCTCGGCCGCTTCGCACCCGGCGCGATGATTCGCCGGGAGGGGGGATTCGGGCGCGTCGCCGATCCGTGGCGCGATCCCGTCGCCGGCCTCCGGTCGCTGGTCTCCGGTGCCTTCACGCCATTCGACGCGTTGCGAATGCTCCGCCTGCGCTCGGACGCGATCCTTGCGCTCGAAGGCGAGCCGGCGCTGCGGGGCGACGAGACGGCGGCGCGTGGACTGCACCACCGCGGTTTCTCGGACCGCGCCATCGAACGCTTCTTCCGACCCTTCTTCGGCGGCGTGTTCCTCGACAGTCAGCTCGGGGCGCCGGTGCACTGGTTCGACTTCCTCTTCGGCATGTTCGCCACCGGCCACGCCACGCTGCCGACCGGCGGCATGCGCGCGATTCCGCGGCAACTCGCCGCCGGCCTCCCGCCCGAGGCCCTGCGCACGCAGGCGCGGGTGCGCTCGCTCAAGGGCACGCGCGTCGAACTCACGAGCGGCGAGACGCACGACGCCGAGGCCGTGATCCTCGCGACGGACGCGCGGAACGCGCCGGTGCTGCTGCCCGGCTCTCGCACGCCACAGTGGGCGTCCTGCGTGACGCTGTACTACGCCGCACCCGAGTCGCCGACGCGAGCCCCGCTGCTGGTGCTCAACGGCATGGGCCGCCGCGAGCCTGTGAATCACGTGTGTGTGCCCAGCGACGTGAGTGCGAGCTATGCCCCGCCCGGACAGGCCCTGGTCTCCGCAACCGTCGTCGGCAGCGGCCACGCCGACGACGGCGTGCTCGATCGCGACGCGAGGGCGCAGCTGTCCGGCTGGTTCGGTGCGCCGCGCGTGAACGCGTGGCGCCTCCTCCGTGTGGTGCGTGTACCCTTTGCGCTACCGCGCAGTGTGCCGGCGCCGGACCATGTGGCGGGCGCCGTGCGGCTTGGGCCGACGCTCTACGGCTGCGGCGATTACCTCGAGACGCCGTCCATCAACGGCGCCCTGCGCAGCGGCCGGCGCGCCGCTGAGGCGCTGCTCGCCGACCGCGGCGCCGGCTGA
- a CDS encoding BamA/OMP85 family outer membrane protein, with translation MSRALLRALCCLALAAVPAAAQRDGCTRFRPRVERLAFEGNTSITNFDLAQILYTERAGRLRRWFGWNVGPTACLDTLELGRDERRIAAWYNMRGYPGTTARAEVARTSSRTANVTFRVREAPPVVIDTVRLANVPRGLVDQARLVRALRGAPLDDSVLVATMDSVQQILRAEGYARARPPTRSVTVDTAARRARVTLTFTPGPLMRVGAIEVAMTPNDSGRPALREDEVRALLRFESGDVYSARSVGASQQLLYSYDLYRTVAIDTLPSRSTGDTLPVRVRLVEGRHNALRVGGGWGTIDCFRTQSRFVEQNFLGRGHRLQLDLRLSKLGVGTPFDGAPGLCAPAVRADTFSLRLNYYVGATVNLRGVLGDRWHPVGTLYSERRTEFQSYVRETSIGGIGSFDRPLVPRVNTTFAYRFDAGRTTSDAAVSCATFGLCRFNDRFLLNSPSVMHAAGVTFSRSAPAITAFASNDERWAIESRLGTVNVGRPGTRVNFNRTQLEYALYRPLTRTLVGAARLSAGFVATRRDLEAFVPPQERFYSGGQNSVRGYNQGQLGPTVYIVRAPSDTVTVGGALVGNADPSAGFDRTAPAGGTATALLNLELRSRVGWPSDLLRWVLFLDAGRVWNNSGNYAVTGLRATPGLGVRLVTPLGPFRVDVGYNPHPREAGPAFYLQRASATTLGRAICVSPGSTEPLDDAAAGALGPVPCPASFRPLPPRGLLPRLTFHFSIGEAF, from the coding sequence ATGTCCCGCGCCCTCCTCCGTGCACTCTGCTGCCTCGCGCTCGCCGCCGTCCCGGCCGCCGCGCAGCGCGATGGGTGCACGCGATTCCGGCCGCGCGTCGAACGCCTCGCGTTCGAGGGCAACACGTCCATCACCAACTTCGACCTCGCGCAGATCCTCTACACGGAGCGCGCGGGTCGCCTGCGGCGCTGGTTCGGCTGGAACGTGGGCCCCACCGCCTGCCTGGACACGCTGGAGCTCGGCCGCGACGAACGACGCATCGCGGCGTGGTACAACATGCGCGGCTATCCCGGCACGACGGCACGCGCCGAGGTCGCGCGCACCAGCTCGCGCACGGCCAACGTGACCTTCCGCGTGCGCGAAGCCCCGCCGGTGGTGATCGACACCGTGCGTTTGGCCAACGTGCCGCGCGGGCTGGTGGATCAGGCGCGCTTGGTGCGCGCGCTCCGCGGGGCGCCGCTCGATGATTCGGTCCTCGTCGCGACGATGGACTCGGTGCAGCAGATCCTGCGCGCCGAGGGCTACGCGCGCGCGCGGCCGCCGACCCGCAGCGTCACGGTAGACACCGCCGCGCGGCGGGCGCGCGTCACGCTCACGTTCACGCCGGGTCCGTTGATGCGCGTGGGCGCCATCGAGGTCGCGATGACGCCCAACGATTCCGGGCGTCCGGCGCTGCGCGAAGACGAGGTGCGCGCCCTGCTGCGGTTCGAGAGCGGCGACGTGTACAGCGCCCGCTCGGTGGGAGCGAGTCAGCAGCTGCTGTACTCCTACGACCTGTACCGCACGGTCGCCATCGATACGCTGCCCTCCCGCAGCACCGGCGACACGCTGCCGGTGCGCGTGCGGCTCGTCGAAGGCCGGCACAACGCGCTGCGCGTCGGCGGCGGATGGGGCACCATCGACTGCTTCCGTACGCAGAGCCGCTTCGTGGAGCAGAACTTCCTCGGGCGCGGCCATCGCCTGCAGCTCGACCTCCGGCTCTCCAAGCTCGGCGTCGGCACGCCCTTCGACGGCGCACCGGGGCTCTGCGCGCCGGCCGTACGCGCCGACACCTTCAGCCTGCGCCTCAACTACTACGTCGGCGCGACGGTGAATCTCCGCGGCGTGCTCGGCGATCGCTGGCATCCGGTGGGCACGCTGTACAGCGAACGCCGCACCGAGTTCCAGAGCTACGTGCGCGAGACGAGCATCGGCGGCATCGGCAGCTTCGATCGCCCGCTGGTGCCGCGCGTGAACACCACCTTCGCGTATCGCTTCGACGCCGGTCGCACCACCTCGGATGCCGCGGTCTCCTGCGCCACCTTCGGCCTCTGCCGCTTCAACGACCGTTTCCTGCTCAACAGCCCGAGCGTGATGCATGCCGCGGGCGTGACGTTCTCGCGCTCGGCACCCGCCATCACCGCCTTCGCGTCCAACGATGAGCGTTGGGCCATCGAGTCGCGACTCGGCACGGTGAACGTCGGGCGCCCCGGCACGCGCGTGAACTTCAACCGCACGCAGCTCGAATACGCGCTGTATCGCCCGCTGACGCGCACGCTGGTCGGTGCGGCGCGCCTCTCCGCGGGCTTCGTCGCCACGCGCCGCGATCTCGAGGCCTTCGTCCCGCCGCAGGAGCGCTTCTACTCCGGCGGCCAGAACTCCGTGCGCGGCTACAACCAAGGCCAGCTCGGGCCCACGGTCTACATCGTGCGCGCCCCGAGCGATACGGTGACCGTCGGCGGCGCACTCGTCGGCAACGCCGACCCGAGCGCGGGCTTCGATCGCACGGCACCCGCGGGCGGCACGGCGACGGCACTGCTCAACCTCGAGTTGCGCTCGCGGGTGGGCTGGCCCAGCGACCTGCTGCGCTGGGTGCTGTTCCTCGATGCCGGCCGCGTGTGGAACAACTCGGGCAACTACGCCGTGACGGGGTTGCGGGCCACGCCTGGCCTGGGCGTGCGTCTCGTCACGCCGCTCGGGCCGTTCCGTGTGGACGTCGGCTACAACCCGCATCCGCGCGAGGCCGGCCCCGCCTTCTACCTGCAGCGAGCCAGCGCGACGACGCTCGGCCGCGCCATCTGCGTGTCCCCCGGTTCCACGGAGCCCCTGGACGACGCGGCAGCGGGCGCGCTCGGCCCCGTGCCCTGCCCCGCCTCGTTCCGTCCGCTGCCGCCGCGCGGTCTGCTTCCGCGGCTCACGTTCCACTTCAGCATCGGCGAGGCCTTCTAG
- the lspA gene encoding signal peptidase II, with product MSVTPHSFFPLASPRNHAFATPFAVVLVLDVVTKRWAEATLALHTPVEVVGAALRWTLTYNTGAAMSLSVGESSRAFFSIVAIGMVAYLLMLLRQAPAQARAVPAALGMLAAGAIGNLIDRLRHDRGVVDFIDVGTASWRFWTFNVADIGVSCGAILLALLLWREDRVAHKLQMSQSPESPDR from the coding sequence ATGTCCGTCACGCCCCACTCGTTCTTCCCGCTGGCTTCACCGCGCAACCACGCGTTCGCCACGCCATTCGCCGTCGTGCTCGTGCTCGACGTCGTCACGAAGCGCTGGGCGGAGGCGACGTTGGCGCTGCACACACCGGTGGAGGTCGTCGGGGCTGCGCTGCGCTGGACGCTGACGTACAACACCGGTGCGGCGATGAGCCTCTCGGTCGGCGAGTCGTCGCGGGCGTTCTTCAGCATCGTTGCCATCGGGATGGTCGCCTATCTGCTGATGTTGCTGCGGCAGGCGCCGGCGCAGGCGCGGGCTGTCCCGGCGGCGCTTGGCATGCTCGCGGCCGGCGCGATCGGCAATCTCATCGATCGCTTGCGCCACGACCGCGGCGTGGTTGACTTCATCGACGTCGGCACCGCCTCCTGGCGGTTCTGGACCTTCAACGTCGCGGACATCGGGGTCAGCTGCGGGGCGATCTTGCTGGCGCTGTTGCTGTGGCGCGAAGACCGCGTCGCCCACAAGTTGCAGATGTCCCAATCACCCGAGAGCCCCGACCGATGA
- the hrpB gene encoding ATP-dependent helicase HrpB, whose protein sequence is MLPAVASALADRGVAVVVAAPGAGKTTRLPLALLDAPWRGDGRILVLEPRRLAARAAAEQMARLLGEPVGRRVGYRVRLDARVSAATRVEVLTEGIFTRMVQDDPSLEGIAAVLFDEFHERHIGSDLGLALALESRAVLRPDLRLVVMSATLEAAPVARLLGDSAPAPVIVSEGREHPVTTAHRPPRDGVPMALAVANAVRSARREHGGDVLVFLPGIAELQRVRAALEDEPLDARVELLHGSLALEEQDRVLRPRTPGARVILSTAIAESSVTLDGVRVVVDAGLARVPRFDARSGMTRLETVRVSRAAADQRRGRAGRTAPGHCIRLWDEGQHASLPERPVPEILETDLAPLALELACAGLADATALRWLDVPSAGALAQARALLRDLGALADDGRVTAHGRAMAALGIAPRLAHLVLRGATRGMASLACEIAALLAERDIFRREAAEHDADLATRVEALRRGDRGGVDVARLHRVREEARALRRALPREAHDGAEDLEAIGMLVALAYPDRIAQRRSGDAPRYLLRNGRGARFTSQQPLSRSAYLAIADLDGDPSESRICLAAALDEAALRSAMGEQIATVRDVEWDDATERVRAREVERLGAIVLRERPLRDVEPGDYQAALIDAVRRRGIAALPWRESDLQLRARVAFAHRHVGAPYPDVSDAALLANLDDWLGPALGEARRWTDLAGIAFGDALLAPLPWAARERLDRLAPTHLEVPSGSRIRVDYSDVAHPVLAVKLQECFGLTETPRLAEGRVPVTMHLLSPAGRPVQVTQDLASFWRQGYFEVRKDLKGRYPRHPWPDDPLAAPATRRAKPRGT, encoded by the coding sequence GTGCTGCCCGCCGTCGCGTCGGCGCTGGCGGACAGGGGCGTCGCCGTCGTGGTCGCCGCGCCCGGTGCCGGCAAGACCACGCGGCTCCCACTTGCCCTGCTCGACGCTCCGTGGCGCGGCGACGGACGCATCCTCGTGCTCGAACCGCGTCGGCTCGCCGCGCGCGCTGCGGCGGAACAGATGGCGCGCCTGCTCGGTGAGCCGGTGGGGCGCCGCGTCGGCTACCGGGTGCGGCTCGACGCGCGCGTGAGCGCGGCGACCCGCGTCGAAGTCCTCACCGAAGGCATCTTCACGCGCATGGTGCAGGACGATCCGTCGCTCGAGGGCATCGCGGCGGTACTGTTCGATGAGTTCCACGAGCGCCACATCGGCAGCGACCTCGGCCTCGCGTTGGCGCTGGAGTCTCGCGCCGTGCTGCGGCCGGACCTGCGCCTCGTGGTGATGTCCGCCACCCTGGAGGCCGCGCCGGTGGCGCGGCTGCTCGGCGACAGCGCGCCGGCTCCGGTGATCGTCAGCGAAGGCCGCGAACATCCCGTCACCACGGCGCACCGACCACCGCGCGACGGCGTGCCGATGGCCCTCGCCGTCGCCAATGCGGTGCGCAGTGCACGGCGCGAGCACGGCGGCGACGTACTCGTGTTTCTGCCAGGCATCGCCGAGCTACAGCGGGTGCGTGCAGCCCTCGAAGACGAGCCGCTCGATGCGCGGGTCGAGCTGCTGCACGGCTCGCTCGCCCTCGAAGAGCAGGACCGCGTGCTGCGCCCGCGTACGCCAGGTGCGCGCGTGATCCTGAGTACTGCCATCGCGGAATCCTCCGTCACGCTGGATGGCGTGCGTGTGGTGGTGGACGCGGGACTGGCCCGCGTGCCGCGCTTCGACGCACGCAGCGGCATGACGCGGCTCGAGACCGTGCGCGTCTCACGCGCCGCCGCGGACCAGCGCCGCGGACGCGCCGGCCGCACCGCACCCGGGCACTGCATCCGCCTGTGGGACGAAGGCCAGCACGCCTCGCTGCCGGAGCGGCCCGTGCCGGAGATTCTCGAGACGGATCTCGCACCGCTGGCCCTCGAGCTGGCCTGCGCCGGCCTCGCCGATGCGACGGCGCTGCGCTGGCTCGACGTCCCAAGCGCGGGCGCGCTCGCGCAAGCGCGGGCGCTGCTGCGGGACCTCGGCGCGCTCGCCGACGACGGACGCGTCACTGCCCACGGCCGCGCGATGGCCGCCCTCGGCATCGCACCGCGACTCGCGCACCTCGTGCTGCGCGGTGCCACGCGCGGCATGGCGTCCCTCGCCTGCGAGATCGCGGCGCTGCTCGCCGAGCGCGACATCTTCCGGCGCGAGGCGGCCGAGCACGATGCCGACCTCGCCACGCGAGTCGAGGCCCTGCGCCGCGGGGACCGCGGCGGCGTGGATGTCGCGCGCCTGCACCGCGTGCGCGAGGAAGCGCGTGCGTTGCGCCGCGCCTTGCCGCGCGAGGCGCACGATGGCGCCGAGGATCTCGAGGCCATCGGCATGTTGGTCGCGCTGGCATATCCCGATCGCATCGCCCAACGGCGCAGCGGGGACGCCCCGCGGTACCTGCTGCGCAACGGCCGCGGCGCGCGATTCACGAGCCAGCAGCCGCTCAGTCGCAGCGCGTATCTCGCCATTGCCGACCTCGACGGTGACCCGAGTGAAAGCCGCATCTGCCTCGCCGCGGCGCTCGACGAAGCCGCGTTGCGCAGCGCCATGGGCGAGCAGATCGCCACGGTGCGCGACGTCGAGTGGGACGACGCCACCGAGCGGGTGCGGGCGCGCGAGGTGGAGCGGCTCGGCGCGATCGTGCTGCGTGAGCGACCGCTGCGCGATGTCGAGCCCGGCGATTACCAAGCCGCGCTGATCGACGCCGTGCGCCGGCGCGGCATCGCCGCGCTGCCGTGGAGGGAGAGCGATCTGCAGCTCCGCGCGCGCGTGGCGTTCGCGCATCGGCACGTTGGCGCGCCCTATCCCGACGTGAGCGATGCCGCCCTGTTGGCCAACCTCGATGACTGGCTCGGGCCTGCGCTTGGTGAGGCACGGCGATGGACTGATCTCGCGGGCATCGCGTTCGGCGATGCCTTGCTCGCGCCGTTGCCGTGGGCGGCCCGCGAGCGCCTCGACCGACTCGCGCCCACGCACCTTGAGGTCCCCAGCGGCTCCCGCATCCGCGTCGACTATTCGGACGTCGCGCACCCCGTGCTGGCGGTGAAGCTGCAGGAGTGCTTCGGCCTCACCGAGACGCCGCGGCTCGCCGAGGGCCGCGTGCCGGTGACGATGCACCTGCTGTCACCGGCCGGACGGCCGGTACAGGTGACGCAGGATCTCGCCAGCTTCTGGCGGCAGGGCTACTTCGAGGTCCGCAAGGACCTCAAGGGCCGCTATCCGCGGCATCCGTGGCCGGACGATCCGCTCGCCGCCCCCGCGACGCGGCGCGCCAAGCCGCGGGGGACCTGA
- a CDS encoding translocation/assembly module TamB domain-containing protein has protein sequence MRRRLRLLLRVTFALVVLAVAGAALAVTLALKTARGRAWTTARIEAAVATSLAPGVSLQLHGLSLLPLGRVSLDSLVLRDSSGTRVAALGAVTLALNLRPLLDRELHLTEVTLDGLALDLVQDRDGTWNVQALTAAMDSASAGGGRASAAPWRVRLDTLTLRNGRVAITQPDSLPQRPPIRREVREVALALGASTVFTDGPRGSLSLAAASATSTEPALDIALRGGGVDFASDSAALQLPELRFGNSRAAIRGTARWADTTRDPRVAMRVDVSELDLADVAWVDALVPRRGRASANLRVVNGPRDGEYRAIVERFSVESGSSRVAGRLVTDIGGRTALRDVDVTASPLDFSLLRELFGDSSPPPPWDGTLRGRLRGPGGPLNDFVVAPSTVEFEDRRIGGARSRFTIDGRLDLEAAQTVLQPLQVRIDSLDVRTVGAVTDIADSLHGFLRGRVTLDGPIDDLRFRELDLVHVDGGLPPTRVLGAGRIAEDTTRTWLEADLTLEAVSLAAYGPAVAGMPLRGVLRGTLNTAVRGDSVSLDLALDGEGAQMRFTGATSMDTARLVAKGRLRIDGLDASRLLVEQSLPAHLLHGDVELGIDGGWDEPSGPIAFRLDTASRLNGFPICEGIGQLLLEPGGLRVDTLRLALDAGHVTARGRLARDPQLRDTLRFTATLDSVPALAALLGDSLATAWADSLGGRLRIEGLALGSLDTMAVRATLSGDSLHAGSYAVRHIDGELLLDGVPSATQGLATFDLVDAVAGTAAIHRLSAEATVRDPRWVDASFRMIALDTLVAQGRADLHLMGDSLELKVDSLSARTRDADWRLARPSRLYRGPDRLEIDSLLLLSRDGARFALSARLDSAGPIALRAQALRVPLKHARFTGAIPPRIDGLLTADADLGGTMAEPTLAMTLRLDSTRVEDREAPELRMTARYADRRADLQLDTRMLQRDAIALTAELPVDLSLEAMPLDERLLERPLYVRLTANGTPLAGFEALTTGVRELQGGLDADVQVTGTWRNIEPRGLLLVRDGAFVVPALGTGFRDLLMDVSLAPDSIIIQRARLNDERAEQDTAAIEGAVYRSADGWRADLRTVARNLRVIDDPRTAEADVSWQLRMRGPLDSLALGGDVTVPQANLFIGRQRRRALALEEDRAAEEAASQFAPRLEGVRLRLGNEVRLRSPEANVQLTGEVAAAGTLDEPDIRGEIFATRGTFRLDLGLLQRTFQVDSGLVRLNGPLSIPPTLDIHTSYTVRQAQREDVKIGARLSGSVESPRLILSSGDLGTTASDTEIISYLLFGAPSFVLDGQSASAVRLATAALVPSLGGAAERALGARLPFLSELQVVTVAGDSPRDFTLNSFEGLLNSFALTAGTQVGTDSYLRLSGGVCRGENRAAQSLPAWFGVTAEYSPRERLSAELSLTPGSAPCNRIGTFTQIYQLGLDLYRDWRW, from the coding sequence GTGCGTCGGCGCCTCCGCCTCCTGCTGCGCGTGACGTTCGCGCTCGTGGTGCTCGCCGTTGCGGGCGCGGCGCTGGCGGTGACGCTTGCCCTCAAGACGGCGCGCGGCCGCGCGTGGACGACGGCGCGCATCGAGGCCGCCGTGGCGACGAGTCTCGCGCCGGGCGTCAGCCTGCAGCTCCACGGCCTCTCGTTGCTGCCGTTGGGTCGGGTTTCGCTGGATTCGCTGGTCCTGCGCGACAGCAGCGGGACTCGCGTCGCAGCGCTCGGGGCCGTGACGCTCGCGCTGAACCTGCGCCCGCTGCTCGACCGTGAGCTGCATCTCACGGAGGTCACGCTCGACGGCCTCGCACTCGACCTCGTGCAGGACCGTGACGGGACCTGGAACGTGCAGGCGCTCACGGCCGCCATGGACAGCGCGAGCGCTGGCGGCGGCAGGGCGTCTGCGGCGCCCTGGCGCGTGCGGCTCGACACACTCACCCTGCGCAACGGCCGCGTGGCCATCACGCAACCGGACTCGCTCCCGCAACGGCCGCCGATTCGCCGCGAAGTCCGCGAGGTGGCGCTGGCCCTCGGCGCGTCGACGGTCTTCACCGACGGACCGCGCGGCAGCCTCAGTCTCGCCGCGGCAAGCGCCACCAGCACGGAGCCGGCTCTCGACATCGCGCTGCGCGGCGGCGGTGTGGACTTCGCGTCGGACTCCGCTGCGCTGCAGCTCCCCGAGCTGCGCTTCGGCAACTCCCGCGCCGCAATCCGCGGCACCGCACGTTGGGCCGACACGACCCGCGACCCACGCGTCGCCATGCGCGTGGACGTCAGTGAACTCGATCTCGCGGATGTCGCCTGGGTGGATGCGCTGGTGCCTCGCCGCGGACGCGCCAGCGCCAACCTGCGCGTCGTGAATGGCCCGCGCGATGGCGAGTACCGCGCGATCGTCGAACGCTTCTCCGTGGAGTCCGGCAGCTCGCGCGTGGCCGGGCGGCTCGTCACGGACATCGGGGGCCGCACGGCGCTGCGCGACGTCGATGTCACCGCGTCACCGCTGGATTTCTCGTTGCTGCGCGAGCTGTTCGGCGACTCGTCGCCGCCACCGCCGTGGGACGGGACGCTGCGCGGGCGCCTTCGCGGACCGGGTGGTCCGTTGAACGACTTCGTCGTCGCGCCGTCCACCGTGGAGTTCGAGGACCGCCGCATCGGCGGCGCGCGTTCGCGATTCACCATCGACGGCCGCTTGGACCTCGAGGCCGCGCAGACGGTCCTGCAGCCGCTGCAGGTGCGCATCGACTCGCTCGATGTGCGCACGGTCGGCGCCGTCACGGACATCGCGGACTCCCTGCACGGCTTCCTCCGCGGCCGCGTCACGCTCGACGGGCCGATCGACGACCTGCGCTTCCGCGAGCTCGATCTCGTCCACGTGGACGGCGGCCTGCCGCCCACACGCGTGCTCGGCGCCGGCCGCATCGCCGAGGACACGACGCGCACGTGGTTGGAAGCGGACCTCACGCTGGAGGCCGTGTCGCTCGCCGCGTACGGGCCGGCGGTCGCCGGAATGCCGCTGCGCGGCGTGCTGCGCGGAACCCTCAACACCGCCGTGCGCGGTGACTCGGTGTCGCTCGATCTCGCGCTCGACGGCGAGGGCGCGCAGATGCGCTTCACGGGGGCCACCTCGATGGACACGGCGCGGCTCGTCGCCAAGGGGCGCCTGCGCATCGATGGGCTCGACGCCTCTCGCCTGCTCGTCGAACAGTCGCTCCCTGCTCACCTGCTGCACGGAGACGTCGAGCTCGGGATCGACGGCGGTTGGGACGAACCCAGCGGCCCCATCGCTTTCCGCCTGGACACCGCCTCGCGCCTCAATGGCTTCCCCATATGCGAGGGCATCGGGCAGCTGCTGCTGGAACCCGGCGGCCTCCGCGTGGATACGCTGCGGCTCGCGCTCGACGCCGGCCACGTCACGGCTCGCGGACGCCTCGCGCGCGATCCGCAGCTCCGCGACACGCTGCGCTTCACCGCCACGTTGGATTCCGTGCCCGCGTTGGCGGCGCTACTGGGCGACTCCCTCGCCACCGCGTGGGCCGATTCGCTCGGCGGGCGCCTGCGCATCGAAGGCCTGGCGCTCGGCTCGCTGGATACCATGGCCGTGCGCGCCACGCTGAGCGGCGACTCGCTGCACGCGGGGAGTTACGCGGTGCGCCACATCGACGGCGAACTCCTGCTCGACGGCGTGCCGAGTGCGACGCAGGGCCTCGCGACGTTCGACCTCGTCGACGCCGTCGCCGGCACGGCGGCGATCCATCGCCTGAGCGCGGAAGCCACCGTGCGCGACCCGCGCTGGGTCGATGCGTCGTTCCGCATGATCGCACTGGATACGCTCGTCGCACAGGGCCGCGCCGATCTGCACCTCATGGGCGACAGCCTGGAGCTCAAGGTCGACTCGCTGAGCGCGAGGACCCGCGACGCCGACTGGCGGCTGGCACGGCCGAGCCGCCTCTACCGCGGACCGGATCGACTGGAGATCGACTCGCTGCTGCTGCTCAGCCGTGACGGCGCGCGCTTCGCCCTCTCGGCGCGCCTCGACTCGGCAGGTCCAATCGCGCTGCGCGCGCAGGCCCTGCGCGTGCCACTCAAGCACGCGCGCTTCACCGGTGCCATCCCCCCGCGGATCGACGGCCTGCTCACCGCGGACGCAGACCTCGGCGGCACGATGGCCGAGCCGACGCTGGCGATGACGCTGCGACTCGATTCCACGCGCGTCGAGGACCGCGAGGCGCCGGAACTGCGCATGACGGCCCGCTACGCGGACCGCCGCGCCGACCTCCAGCTCGACACCCGCATGCTCCAGCGCGACGCCATCGCGCTGACCGCGGAGTTGCCGGTGGATCTCTCGCTGGAGGCGATGCCGCTCGACGAGCGTCTGCTCGAGCGCCCGCTGTACGTGCGCCTCACCGCGAACGGCACGCCTCTGGCCGGCTTCGAGGCGCTCACCACCGGCGTGCGCGAACTGCAGGGCGGTCTCGATGCGGATGTGCAGGTCACCGGGACGTGGCGCAACATCGAGCCGCGCGGCCTCCTCCTCGTGCGCGATGGCGCCTTCGTGGTGCCGGCCCTCGGCACCGGGTTCCGCGACCTGCTCATGGACGTCTCGTTGGCACCGGACTCCATCATCATCCAGCGCGCGCGGCTCAATGACGAACGCGCCGAGCAGGACACGGCCGCCATCGAAGGTGCCGTTTACCGCAGCGCCGACGGCTGGCGCGCGGACCTGCGCACCGTGGCGCGCAACCTCCGCGTCATCGACGATCCGCGCACCGCCGAGGCGGACGTCAGTTGGCAGCTCCGGATGCGCGGACCGCTCGATTCGCTCGCGTTGGGCGGCGATGTCACGGTGCCCCAGGCCAACCTCTTCATCGGGCGCCAGCGGCGGCGTGCGTTGGCCCTCGAGGAGGACCGTGCCGCGGAGGAGGCCGCCTCGCAGTTCGCCCCGCGGCTCGAGGGCGTGCGCTTGCGCCTCGGCAACGAAGTGCGGCTGCGCTCGCCGGAGGCCAACGTGCAGCTCACCGGCGAAGTGGCCGCCGCGGGCACCTTGGATGAACCAGACATCCGCGGCGAGATCTTCGCCACGCGCGGCACGTTCCGGCTCGACCTCGGCCTGCTCCAGCGCACCTTCCAGGTGGACAGCGGACTCGTGCGCCTCAACGGTCCCCTGAGCATCCCCCCGACGCTCGACATCCATACCTCGTACACCGTCCGCCAGGCGCAGCGCGAGGATGTGAAGATCGGCGCGCGCCTCAGCGGCTCCGTGGAGTCGCCACGCCTCATCCTGTCGTCTGGAGACCTCGGCACCACGGCCAGCGACACCGAGATCATCTCCTACCTGCTCTTCGGCGCCCCAAGCTTCGTGCTCGATGGGCAGAGCGCGTCGGCGGTGCGGCTCGCCACGGCGGCCCTGGTACCGTCGCTGGGCGGCGCCGCGGAACGTGCCCTCGGCGCGCGCTTGCCCTTCTTGAGCGAACTGCAGGTGGTCACCGTGGCCGGCGACTCGCCGCGCGATTTCACGCTCAATTCGTTCGAAGGCCTGCTCAACTCGTTCGCGCTCACGGCCGGTACGCAGGTCGGGACGGACTCCTACCTGCGGCTCTCGGGCGGCGTGTGCCGGGGCGAGAACCGCGCGGCCCAATCGCTGCCGGCCTGGTTCGGCGTGACGGCCGAGTACAGTCCGCGCGAGCGTTTGAGTGCGGAGCTCTCGCTCACGCCGGGGTCCGCCCCCTGCAACCGCATCGGCACCTTCACGCAGATCTACCAGCTCGGTCTCGACCTCTATCGCGACTGGCGCTGGTAA